The DNA region AGGACGCGCTCCCCTTTTTGGGTTCTCAGGTGGATTTCGGACAGCAGATCGTCGACCTGCGCGGAGGCCGGGCGCACGATCACCTGAGGGTCGATGAGGCTGCCCACGCCGCCGCTGGTGTAGAAGGCCTCGTAATCCACACCCTCGAACGAGAAGTTCTCCAGGCCCTCCATCGCGGGGACGCTGGTCGGCTTGCCGCCGAGCATGACGCGGCAGGGCTCGCAGTACTCGTTCACCACGCCGGCGGTGGACCAGGTGATGTTGTACTTGAGCATGTTGGTGGGGAACTGCGGCAGGGCGCCCACGCGCAGCACAAGGTCGTGCACCTCGGTGTAGTCCCGCGCGATGTCGTTGGCGGCGATGGCGATGTAGCCGGGGGCGAGGCCGCACTGGGGCACGAGGGCGACCTTGGCGCGCCCCTCATCGGCGATGGCGCGGACGCGGTCGGTGGTCTCGACGTCCTCGGTCACGTCGAAGTAGTGCACGCCCAGCTCGTTCGCGGCCTCCGCGATGCCGGCGACGAAGTTGAAGGGCAGCATGCAGATCACGTAGTCGTGGCCGGCGAGGGCGGCCCGGAC from Phycisphaerales bacterium includes:
- a CDS encoding saccharopine dehydrogenase NADP-binding domain-containing protein, with protein sequence MKKVLVLGAGKVGKSVGELLLGAGGGHYSVTFADRDEANLRAAEENLKRLKTLVQHPVEYALKRVDVSDNAAVRAALAGHDYVICMLPFNFVAGIAEAANELGVHYFDVTEDVETTDRVRAIADEGRAKVALVPQCGLAPGYIAIAANDIARDYTEVHDLVLRVGALPQFPTNMLKYNITWSTAGVVNEYCEPCRVMLGGKPTSVPAMEGLENFSFEGVDYEAFYTSGGVGSLIDPQVIVRPASAQVDDLLSEIHLRTQKGERVL